The proteins below are encoded in one region of Tessaracoccus aquimaris:
- a CDS encoding phosphotransferase family protein codes for MLAPDHRPPWTQLGTLLAELHRTRPAGSSFPQAGVLARLGRAIDYLRRRPYDDLIWLVELGENLASRLRRPQRTAMIHGDLHLGQLGRPSPAGDWYLLDPDDTGVGDPAWDLARPAAFWAAGLLPDEPWTILLNAYRAAGGPAVPPAGDPWTDLDPPARAATLIAAARSLRSGESPATTRALLQACRRMQDS; via the coding sequence GTGCTGGCTCCCGACCACCGGCCACCGTGGACGCAGTTGGGAACCCTGCTTGCTGAGCTGCATCGCACCCGTCCCGCTGGGTCGTCATTCCCGCAGGCGGGCGTGCTTGCCCGGCTTGGCCGGGCGATTGACTATCTGCGCCGCCGTCCCTACGACGACCTGATCTGGCTGGTCGAACTCGGCGAGAACCTTGCCAGCCGGCTACGCCGGCCACAACGCACCGCGATGATCCACGGCGACCTCCACCTGGGTCAACTGGGCCGCCCCTCGCCGGCGGGCGACTGGTACCTGCTCGACCCCGACGACACGGGCGTCGGCGACCCGGCCTGGGACCTTGCGCGCCCAGCCGCGTTCTGGGCGGCAGGGTTGCTCCCTGACGAGCCCTGGACGATCCTCCTCAATGCCTATCGAGCCGCTGGCGGTCCCGCCGTGCCGCCAGCCGGCGACCCCTGGACCGACCTCGACCCACCGGCTCGCGCCGCGACCCTGATCGCGGCCGCTCGCTCTCTCCGCTCCGGCGAGTCCCCAGCCACGACCCGCGCACTGCTACAGGCGTGCCGCCGGATGCAGGACAGTTGA
- a CDS encoding multicopper oxidase family protein — protein MAISQARTSPTTSAGIQPPRDTGTSRRALLGGGFALAGSWLLTGCVPAASDPAIPGGSRWPRGSLTDQPIVQKTLRAAPSIIDLGGTLAEAWAYNDTLPGIDLRANPGDLLRLNLDNQLPSPTTIHWHGMPIPNDVDGVPGLTQNPIQPGQQHLYEFTAPQPGTYFFHSHVGVQLDRGLYGPLIVDDPAEPGRYDAEWTVVLDDWLVVDGQTPEDMFRRLNARRPSTTGTQAVQLSSRNEPFFGDAGDIPYPLYLINGAVPTAPVTHQGRPGDRVRLRVINAASDTIFALALGGHRLTVTHTDGHPVKPHTTSALYLGMGERYDLLVTLGDGVFPLVAKPWNKPGHGLALVRTGSGSPPEPPVQLAEFTGQLTQGLDLYPEESSLLPTRPIDARATIELGGQANPYRWVINGAPFGQNQPLEVVDNDRLLLEVVNTTTRAHPVHLHGHTFALDNGLRKDTLLVPPSSTTAVHLDATNPGTWALHCQNEYHTKAGMMLTMRYKGR, from the coding sequence GTGGCCATCTCCCAAGCTCGGACTTCTCCGACCACCAGTGCCGGCATCCAACCACCCCGCGACACCGGAACCTCACGTCGAGCACTGCTGGGCGGTGGATTCGCACTCGCCGGTAGCTGGCTTCTCACCGGATGCGTACCCGCGGCGAGCGACCCTGCGATTCCCGGTGGCTCGCGGTGGCCACGTGGATCGCTCACCGATCAACCCATCGTCCAGAAGACGCTGCGGGCAGCGCCTTCGATCATCGACCTCGGCGGCACGCTGGCCGAGGCCTGGGCCTACAACGACACCCTTCCCGGGATCGACCTTCGAGCCAACCCGGGCGATCTGCTGCGCCTCAACCTGGACAACCAACTCCCCAGCCCCACCACGATCCACTGGCACGGAATGCCCATTCCGAACGACGTCGATGGCGTCCCGGGACTCACGCAGAACCCGATCCAGCCAGGGCAACAGCATCTCTACGAGTTCACCGCACCCCAGCCCGGCACTTACTTCTTCCACTCGCACGTCGGAGTCCAACTGGACCGCGGCCTCTACGGGCCACTGATCGTCGATGATCCCGCAGAGCCGGGCCGTTACGACGCCGAATGGACCGTAGTCCTGGATGACTGGCTGGTCGTCGACGGTCAAACCCCCGAGGACATGTTCCGGCGCCTGAACGCCCGCCGCCCCTCGACCACCGGCACCCAGGCCGTTCAGCTGTCCTCCCGCAACGAGCCGTTCTTCGGCGACGCTGGCGACATCCCCTATCCGCTCTACCTGATCAATGGAGCAGTACCGACAGCGCCCGTAACCCACCAGGGCCGCCCCGGCGACCGTGTCCGGCTCCGCGTGATCAACGCCGCCTCGGACACGATCTTCGCCCTCGCCCTCGGCGGACATCGCCTGACCGTCACCCACACCGACGGCCACCCGGTCAAGCCGCACACCACCTCCGCGCTCTATCTCGGCATGGGCGAACGATACGACCTCCTGGTCACCCTCGGTGACGGCGTCTTCCCTCTCGTGGCCAAGCCATGGAACAAGCCCGGCCACGGCCTCGCGCTGGTACGCACCGGGTCCGGGAGCCCACCGGAACCACCGGTCCAGCTGGCCGAGTTCACAGGCCAACTCACTCAGGGGCTCGACCTGTACCCGGAGGAGTCGTCGTTGCTCCCGACCCGGCCGATCGATGCGCGCGCGACCATCGAGCTGGGCGGGCAGGCCAACCCCTACCGGTGGGTCATCAACGGTGCGCCCTTCGGCCAGAATCAACCCCTTGAAGTGGTCGACAACGACCGCCTCCTGCTCGAGGTCGTCAACACCACCACACGCGCACACCCGGTGCACCTGCATGGCCACACCTTCGCGCTGGACAACGGACTGAGGAAAGACACCCTCCTGGTTCCCCCATCCAGCACCACCGCCGTGCACCTGGATGCCACCAACCCGGGAACATGGGCACTCCACTGCCAAAACGAGTACCACACCAAAGCCGGCATGATGCTCACCATGCGCTACAAGGGCCGCTGA
- a CDS encoding M23 family metallopeptidase produces the protein MPPASAAAVAAERAPTFEDLLENRSKQLQATAAQVDQVRFQSLLAKHEKRERKVASDIEAELTRLKDLSRFTWPTKGGVASGFGMRKHPILGSMRLHNGADIGGACGNPIYATQSGTVTRANFSRSAGNNVRIDHGRIKGKNVETSYLHMSKYAVSAGQSVTKGDVIGYVGTTGLSTACHLHLALYENGKGADPVPYLVKD, from the coding sequence TTGCCCCCCGCCTCGGCGGCAGCCGTCGCCGCTGAGCGGGCGCCCACCTTCGAGGACCTGCTGGAGAACCGCAGCAAACAACTCCAGGCAACCGCCGCTCAGGTCGACCAGGTGCGGTTCCAGTCTCTCCTCGCCAAACACGAGAAACGCGAGCGCAAAGTCGCCTCCGACATCGAGGCAGAACTCACCCGGTTGAAGGACCTCAGCAGGTTCACCTGGCCCACCAAGGGTGGCGTGGCCTCGGGATTCGGGATGCGCAAGCACCCCATCCTCGGCTCCATGCGCCTGCACAACGGCGCGGATATCGGAGGCGCGTGCGGGAACCCCATCTACGCCACTCAGTCCGGAACCGTGACCAGGGCCAACTTCAGCCGCAGCGCCGGCAACAACGTCCGGATCGACCACGGTCGTATCAAGGGCAAGAACGTCGAGACCTCCTACCTCCACATGAGCAAGTACGCCGTCAGCGCAGGCCAGAGTGTCACCAAGGGCGACGTGATCGGCTACGTCGGAACCACCGGGCTGTCCACCGCCTGCCACCTCCACCTAGCCCTCTACGAGAACGGCAAGGGTGCCGACCCTGTGCCCTACCTCGTGAAGGACTGA
- a CDS encoding ArsR/SmtB family transcription factor, whose translation MRLNASEAERIAEVMGGLATPARVLILARLLDSPATVSELVTELAMSQASVSNHLRILRHLNLAAGDRQGRNVLYRLQDDHVRAMVEQILNHASHD comes from the coding sequence ATGAGGTTGAATGCCAGCGAAGCCGAGCGCATCGCGGAGGTGATGGGCGGCCTGGCGACGCCGGCGCGCGTCCTGATCCTCGCTCGCCTGTTGGACTCCCCGGCCACCGTCAGTGAGCTCGTCACAGAACTGGCGATGTCGCAAGCCTCGGTCTCCAACCACCTGCGCATCCTGCGCCACCTGAACCTCGCCGCCGGCGACCGGCAGGGACGCAACGTCCTCTATCGCCTGCAGGACGACCACGTTCGAGCGATGGTCGAACAGATCCTGAACCATGCCAGTCACGACTAG